GGCGCACCGGCGCCAGTCCCGTCACCGAACCGATGTTGACGATCCAACCGGCCCCCTGGGCCCGCATGTGCGGAACGGCCTTCTGGGTCAGCACAAATGGCGTGCGCACATAGTGTTCGACGGTGCGGTCGAACGTCTCGAGGGGCATGTCCTCGATCACCGAGTAATCGGCGTATCCGGCGTTGTTGACCAGGATGTCGAGTCGGCCGGTCCGCTCGACCACCTGATCGACCAGGCCGGCCCGTTGGTCGGCGTTCTCCAGATCGGCGGCGACGCCGAACGCCGCGCCGCCGGCCGCCTCGATCAGTTCGATGGTCTCGCCGATGGTGCCCGGCAGCGCGGTGGTCTGTCCCGCCCGCGTGGACGGGGACGGCTCATAGGAGCGGGCCGTGACGGCCACCGTCGCCCCTTCGGCGGCCAGGCGTTGCGCCACAGCCCGCCCGATTCCTCGACTGCTGCCGGTCACCAATGCGGTTTTGCCGCAAAGTATTCCGCTCATCGGAGATTCAGATCCTCTTCGATCGGTGTGCGGTGGCTCTGCCAGACGTCGATCAGGCGGAACGGGAACGCGGTGACGATGCGCCCGCCGCCCGAGCGGTAGTAGGTGTGCGCCGTGGGCGTGTGACACCACACGGTGTTCGCCATCGCGTCGTCGATCTGCCGGACATAACCCTCGCAGGCCTCCGGTGTCACTTCGATGGTCGCGGCGTCGCGTTGCGCCATCAACTGAAGGCACTCCATCACGTAGTGCACCATCACCTCGACGCCGAAGTTGTGTCCGGCACCGTGCCCGGGGCTGTAGTTGGGTGCCGACGAGATGAACATGTTCGGGAACCCCGGAACCATGCCGCCACGGTAGGCGCTGGGACTGTTCCCCCAGACTTCGCTGAGCCGCAGTCCCTTTCGGCCTCGAATGTCGATCGTGGACAGGAAGTCGAGGTGGTAACCGGTGGCGTAGATGATGACGTCGAGGTCGATCTGGCGGCCGTCCTGGGTGACGATGCCGCGTTCGTTGACCCGGGCGGGTTCGTCGGCCTCGACGTCGACGTGCGCTTTGGCCAGGGCCGCGTAGTACCCACCGGGATCGCGGATGATGCGTTTGCCGTAGGGCGCGAAGTCCGGGGTGACCTTCTTGGCCAGTTCGGAACCCGCGCCGAAGACACGGTCGATGTAGTCCAGGCACATCTGCAGCAGCACGTCGTTCGCCGGTGAGATCGACAGATGGTCGGCGGCCCACTCCGGATCCCGCAGGATGACCGGGTGGTTGTTGTCGGCGGTGCCCCAGAACGACTTCAACCGGTTCCAGTTGGCGTAGAAGGGGATGTGCGCGTTGAGCCAACGGCGATGGTCCGGCACGTCGTCGCTCAGCCGTTTCCGGGGCGCCACCCAGTGCGGTTGCCGCTGGAAGACCGTCAGGTGCTCGACATCGTCGACGCAGGCGTCCACGATCTGCACGGCGGTGCACCCGGCACCGATGATCGCGACCCTCTTGCCGTTCAGGTCGAGGTCGGGGTCCCACTCCGCGGAGTGGACGCTCACGCCGTCGAAACTGCTCCGTCCCGGCAGGTCCGGCCATCTGGGGCGATTGAGATAGCCCGCCGCCGGGATGACGACGTTGGCGTAGCTGACGTCCCGGGCGCCGTCCGGGCCGACCGCGTGCACCTGCCATTGATTGCGTTCGTCGTCCCACCACAGCGCCTCGACCTCGGTGCCGAACCGGACGTGCTCACGCAGGCCGTTCTTGTGGGCGACGGCCTCCAGATACTTCTGATACTCGGCACCCTGCGGGTAGTAGCTCGACCAGGCCGCGTTGATGTCCCGCGACAACGAGTAGTACGCCGACGGGGTGTCCACGCCGATACCGGGATACACGGCGGTGTACCAGGTGCCGCCCACCTCGTCGTTGCGGTCGAAGATCTCGTAGTCGATGCCCGCAGCAGCGCATTCCAAGGCCGCGGCCATACCGGCCATACCGGCGCCGA
The DNA window shown above is from Mycolicibacterium confluentis and carries:
- a CDS encoding SDR family NAD(P)-dependent oxidoreductase, encoding MSGILCGKTALVTGSSRGIGRAVAQRLAAEGATVAVTARSYEPSPSTRAGQTTALPGTIGETIELIEAAGGAAFGVAADLENADQRAGLVDQVVERTGRLDILVNNAGYADYSVIEDMPLETFDRTVEHYVRTPFVLTQKAVPHMRAQGAGWIVNIGSVTGLAPVRPFREYNKSSGDVVYASMKAALHRFTQGVAAELVDENIAVNVVGPSSAIRTPGAASLIPDTFPTEPVEYLAETVLAMCHLPAAERTGLVAFSLHYPWSQQLPVHSLDGRTLLPPLEPPATANPNILPAGM
- a CDS encoding flavin-containing monooxygenase, whose protein sequence is MSTNATVTADLTALDPQELREHLTRADAGVLVAVLVQLTGDASAVDRFADRISFVPDPPEQAGVTDPETLETLVGEVIDALSAPRPQDAPAFDDADLFARIAPLALGTAVAPEYVELLLEQGGFHPSQPVLPRTAALPTDFKVVIVGAGMAGMAAALECAAAGIDYEIFDRNDEVGGTWYTAVYPGIGVDTPSAYYSLSRDINAAWSSYYPQGAEYQKYLEAVAHKNGLREHVRFGTEVEALWWDDERNQWQVHAVGPDGARDVSYANVVIPAAGYLNRPRWPDLPGRSSFDGVSVHSAEWDPDLDLNGKRVAIIGAGCTAVQIVDACVDDVEHLTVFQRQPHWVAPRKRLSDDVPDHRRWLNAHIPFYANWNRLKSFWGTADNNHPVILRDPEWAADHLSISPANDVLLQMCLDYIDRVFGAGSELAKKVTPDFAPYGKRIIRDPGGYYAALAKAHVDVEADEPARVNERGIVTQDGRQIDLDVIIYATGYHLDFLSTIDIRGRKGLRLSEVWGNSPSAYRGGMVPGFPNMFISSAPNYSPGHGAGHNFGVEVMVHYVMECLQLMAQRDAATIEVTPEACEGYVRQIDDAMANTVWCHTPTAHTYYRSGGGRIVTAFPFRLIDVWQSHRTPIEEDLNLR